From Triticum urartu cultivar G1812 chromosome 2, Tu2.1, whole genome shotgun sequence, a single genomic window includes:
- the LOC125538533 gene encoding uncharacterized protein LOC125538533 — MPNSENPIKTQNNCSISKQKIDKTATREEKQQIENKEMQGTLSTHEDKEKEVQGEMEGGESSSMISKRQIRKLCQELRATLDYLSLDIEPAAPLREPTEDGTGEGTIHAILEQFEDLRGRTSMLRRKLLPFKERYEEELARRDTYEGLDEQEKARKKMDKEEEFFDSYRQGTEFSSRRVTFTQQTTLSPMHFTHCTPGLPLPYNSETEGVSVQVCSFKITEIRCDLRWPLQVYGVVAARDNSDRKRNIIFDRPRHDCQKLTSDDSFLRLTGPSRAIMALSPVDFEVQLKLKGTTKCEDRSLMNRRKHYIGSTSDTLTFENCLCTAELRVEKLSGSVQATFVSVRVVRGGPWPFEYGGRIACSSPSHEVVCVDPKGIAEVVDNSSCFQVVLLDSRDCVCGKMPVGKYGFLDLSRRFVSVELRKENSRQFKDSLKVFFQAYSESGGIAAQAHVKIRPKTCNISQHTCDLGGSKVEITVAWSAILRTDLC, encoded by the exons ATGCCAAACAGTGAAAATCCGATAAAAACACAGAATAATTGCTCCATCTCCAAACAGAAAATCGACAAGACGGCTACTCGGGAGGAGAAGCAACAGATCGAGAACAAGGAGATGCAAGGGACCCTGTCGACACACGAGGATAAGGAGAAGGAGGTGCAGGGCGAGATGGAGGGAGGCGAATCGAGCTCCATGATCTCCAAGCGGCAGATCAGGAAGCTCTGTCAGGAATTGCGAGCGACATTGGATTACCTGAGTCTGGACATCGAGCCAGCAGCCCCGCTAAGGGAGCCAACGGAAGACGGCACCGGCGAGGGGACAATCCACGCCATCTTGGAGCAGTTCGAGGATCTGCGCGGCCGCACCTCCATGCTGAGGCGGAAGCTGCTGCCTTTCAAGGAGAGGTACGAGGAGGAGCTGGCCAGGCGGGACACGTACGAGGGTCTGGACGAGCAAGAGAAGGCGAGGAAGAAGATGGACAAGGAAGAGGAGTTCTTCGACAGCTACCGCCAAGGCACCGAGTTCTCATCCCGCCGCGTCACCTTCACGCAGCAGA CCACGTTGAGCCCCATGCACTTCACACACTGCACGCCCGGACTGCCCCTACCCTACAATTCTGAGACGGAAGGGGTCAGCGTGCAGGTCTGCTCTTTCAAGATCACCGAGATCAGGTGCGACCTGCGTTGGCCGCTCCAAGTGTATGGCGTCGTCGCCGCACGAGACAACTCGGACCGCAAGCGCAACATCATCTTTGATCGGCCGAGGCACGACTGCCAGAAGCTCACCTCAGAT GATTCCTTTTTGCGCTTGACCGGCCCGTCTCGGGCGATTATGGCTCTGAGCCCCGTTGACTTTGAGGTCCAGCTAAAACTTAAGGGCACGACAAAGTGTGAAGACAGATCACTGATGAACCGTAGAAAACATTACATAGGTAGTACTAGTGATACTCTCACCTTTGAAAATTGCCTTTGCACAGCGGAGTTAAGAGTGGAGAAACTTTCTGGTTCGGTCCAAGCCACTTTCGTGAGTGTCCGCGTCGTCCGTGGAGGTCCATGGCCTTTTGAATACGGAGGCCGGATTGCTTGCTCATCACCATCTCACGAAGTTGTGTGCGTGGATCCTAAAGGCATTGCAGAAGTTGTTGATAATTCTTCATGCTTCCAAGTTGTGTTGCTAGATTCTCGCGACTGTGTGTGTGGAAAAATGCCAGTTGGCAAATATGGTTTCCTCGATCTGTCAAGACGGTTTGTTTCTGTCGAACTACGGAAAGAGAACTCCCGGCAATTCAAAGATAGCCTAAAAGTTTTCTTTCAAGCCTACTCAGAGTCTGGTGGTATTGCTGCACAAGCTCATGTCAAGATCAGGCCCAAGACTTGCAACATAAGTCAGCACACTTGCGATCTTGGTGGCTCTAAGGTGGAGATTACTGTTGCTTGGTCAGCCATTCTTAGGACCGACCTATGTTAG